A stretch of the Nicotiana tabacum cultivar K326 chromosome 6, ASM71507v2, whole genome shotgun sequence genome encodes the following:
- the LOC142182140 gene encoding uncharacterized protein LOC142182140 codes for MYILAATDYFSRWAEAVSLKEVKKETVADFIKSNIIFRYSIPRCIIIDNGTPFDNKLVRSLCEKFGFKQHKSLIYNVPANGLAEAFNKTLGNLLKKVFAKNKKDWHDKISKALLAYWTTFRTAIQATHYSLVYGIEVVLPLEQQITSLRIPIQEGLTSEENAQLRLAELEALDEKRLEAQQKLECYQARLARAFNKKVRPRSFQVGDLDLVV; via the coding sequence ATGTATATATTGGCTGCCACAGACTACTTCTCTAGATGGGCTGAAGCTGTTTCACTCAAGGAAGTGAAAAAGGAAACTGTTGCTGATTTTATCaagtcaaatataatttttaggtACAGTATACCAAGATGCATAATCATTGATAATGGAACGCCATTTGACAACAAGCTCGTAAGGAGTCTATGCGAGAAGTTCGGTTTCAAGCAACATAAGTCTTTAATATATAATGTACCTGCTAATGGCCTTGCTGAAGCTTTTAACAAGACGCTTGGTAACCTTTTGAAGAAAGTTTTtgcaaagaacaagaaagactgGCATGATAAAATTAGTAAAGCATTGTTGGCATACTGGACAACCTTCAGAACTGCTATACAAGCAACTCATTACTCTTTGGTGTATGGCATTGAAGTAGTCCTCCCGTTGGAGCAACAAATTACATCGTTGCGGATTCCAATCCAAGAAGGACTCACATCTGAAGAGAATGCTCAACTTCGCCTAGCAGAGTTAGAGGCattagatgagaaaagattggaagCGCAACAAAAATTGGAGTGCTATCAAGCTCGACTAGCAAGAGCCTTCAATAAGAAAGTGCGACCACGATCATTCCAAGTGGGAGACTTGGACCTAGTTGTTTGA